In the Muricauda sp. MAR_2010_75 genome, one interval contains:
- a CDS encoding sialate O-acetylesterase yields the protein MKNVLLVAGLLFAIVGNAQIKLPRLISDGAVLQRDEKIRIWGWASPNEKVEMFLKGKKYSTTADQHGDWAIQLKPQKAGGPYTIKFKGKNEVSVNDVLFGDVWLGAGQSNMVTPMERVKEKYPDEVANANYPEIRNFFIPTLSSVAGPEKDLPAGEWKPAVAGDIMPMGAVTFFFAKDLYKKYGVPIGIINSSVGGTPIESWISEDGFKEFPSDLATIQRNKDENYSRQFTTRPPAPDEQPEIKDEGLTGPIKWYENEYQPKGWNNYYIPGYWEDQGLRDLNGVVWFRRELEIPDALAGVEAKLFMGRIVDADEVYVNGTKIGNITYQYPPRRYTVPEGLLKKGKNLVVVRVTNSGGKGGFVPDKNYELIANGISVDLKGEWQYKVGEVFKPIRRGRRGGGYNPFWAQNQPTALYNAMIAPLTNMSIKGMLWYQGESNTGRPKAYADYLPALIKDWREKFNKPNGPFLWVQLANFQDVDYLPTESNWAELRFSQFKTLSVPNTAMAVIIDLGEWNDIHPLNKEGVGKRLALGALKLAYGEDVVHSGPIFKSSEIQGDKIVLHFDSVGSGLVSSDGEPLHRFEIAGQDQEFVWADAQIVGNTVVVESDEVPRPAYVRYAWADNPRGANLYNKEGLPASPFQNFDNEELNQLPWQGKKAAVILTYDDALNVHLDNVVPLLDSLNLKGTFYVSTFSEAFRNRLNDWKRITWNGHELANHTIFHPCIGKESRPWVKPDYDMATYTVQRLVDEIKINNTLLEALDGKKDRTFAYTCGDFTVNGDDFFIDELKDDLVAARAVRSEMHTIDEVDLFNMDSYAIVDATGDEMIDMVKKAVETNSLLIFLFHGVGGEHSMNVSLPAHKQLLEYLKQHDNEVWTAPLIDVAKNVKAYQSKTKTN from the coding sequence TTCAACTAAAACCACAAAAAGCTGGTGGACCCTACACCATAAAATTTAAAGGAAAAAATGAGGTCTCCGTAAATGATGTTCTTTTTGGAGATGTCTGGCTCGGAGCTGGGCAGTCAAACATGGTGACGCCCATGGAGCGAGTCAAGGAAAAATACCCCGATGAAGTGGCCAACGCCAACTATCCTGAAATTCGGAATTTCTTTATTCCAACCCTTTCCAGCGTAGCTGGACCGGAAAAAGATTTGCCCGCTGGAGAATGGAAACCAGCTGTGGCGGGAGATATCATGCCAATGGGAGCGGTGACCTTTTTCTTCGCCAAAGACCTTTATAAAAAATACGGAGTTCCTATCGGAATTATCAATTCGAGTGTAGGAGGTACGCCCATCGAGTCTTGGATCAGTGAAGATGGTTTTAAGGAGTTTCCGAGTGATTTGGCAACCATCCAAAGAAATAAAGATGAAAATTATTCTAGACAATTTACCACAAGACCTCCTGCTCCAGATGAGCAGCCTGAAATTAAGGATGAGGGTCTAACCGGGCCTATTAAATGGTATGAAAATGAATATCAACCTAAAGGTTGGAATAACTACTACATTCCAGGATATTGGGAAGACCAAGGGTTAAGAGACTTGAACGGCGTAGTGTGGTTTCGCAGGGAATTGGAAATCCCTGATGCGCTGGCCGGGGTTGAAGCCAAACTTTTTATGGGTCGAATTGTGGATGCCGATGAGGTATATGTCAACGGTACCAAAATCGGAAATATCACCTATCAATATCCACCCAGACGATATACGGTTCCCGAAGGTTTGTTAAAGAAAGGCAAGAATCTTGTTGTAGTTCGGGTCACTAATTCTGGTGGAAAAGGAGGCTTTGTCCCCGACAAAAATTATGAACTCATAGCCAATGGTATCAGCGTTGACCTAAAAGGAGAATGGCAGTACAAAGTGGGAGAAGTCTTTAAACCTATTCGAAGGGGCCGGAGAGGAGGGGGCTACAATCCATTTTGGGCCCAGAACCAACCTACGGCACTCTACAATGCCATGATTGCCCCATTGACCAACATGTCCATTAAGGGGATGTTGTGGTATCAAGGCGAATCCAATACAGGTCGACCAAAAGCCTATGCCGATTATCTTCCGGCACTCATTAAGGATTGGCGAGAAAAATTCAACAAACCCAATGGCCCTTTTCTATGGGTGCAATTGGCCAACTTTCAGGATGTGGATTACCTTCCCACTGAAAGTAATTGGGCCGAACTCCGATTTTCGCAGTTCAAGACACTTTCGGTTCCCAATACGGCCATGGCCGTCATCATCGATTTAGGGGAATGGAACGATATTCATCCCTTAAACAAGGAAGGGGTAGGAAAAAGATTGGCTTTGGGAGCCTTAAAATTGGCCTATGGTGAAGATGTTGTGCATTCAGGACCTATTTTCAAGTCCTCAGAAATCCAAGGGGATAAAATTGTACTGCATTTTGATTCTGTAGGAAGCGGATTGGTTTCCAGTGATGGAGAACCGTTGCACCGATTTGAAATTGCAGGGCAGGACCAAGAATTTGTGTGGGCCGATGCCCAAATTGTTGGAAACACGGTTGTGGTTGAAAGCGATGAAGTTCCCCGTCCGGCTTATGTCCGCTATGCTTGGGCCGATAATCCCAGAGGTGCCAATCTCTACAATAAGGAAGGTTTGCCAGCATCGCCATTTCAAAATTTTGATAATGAGGAACTGAACCAATTGCCTTGGCAAGGCAAAAAAGCGGCGGTCATCCTTACGTATGATGATGCCTTGAATGTTCATTTGGACAATGTGGTTCCTTTACTGGATTCCCTGAATTTAAAAGGGACTTTCTATGTATCCACTTTTTCGGAAGCCTTCAGAAATCGACTGAACGATTGGAAACGGATTACATGGAATGGCCACGAGCTGGCCAACCACACCATTTTTCATCCCTGTATTGGTAAAGAGAGCAGGCCATGGGTAAAACCGGATTATGATATGGCCACGTATACCGTTCAACGTTTGGTGGATGAAATCAAGATCAACAACACCCTATTGGAAGCTTTGGACGGCAAAAAGGATAGAACCTTTGCCTACACCTGCGGTGATTTCACGGTAAATGGAGATGATTTTTTCATTGATGAACTAAAAGATGATTTGGTGGCGGCACGGGCCGTGCGCTCGGAAATGCATACCATTGATGAGGTGGACCTTTTTAATATGGATAGCTATGCCATAGTGGATGCCACTGGAGATGAGATGATTGACATGGTGAAGAAAGCAGTGGAGACTAACTCCCTGCTTATCTTTCTTTTTCATGGCGTGGGGGGTGAGCACTCCATGAATGTTTCGCTCCCGGCTCATAAACAACTGCTGGAATATTTAAAACAACACGATAACGAAGTTTGGACCGCACCACTCATTGATGTGGCAAAAAATGTTAAAGCATATCAATCCAAGACAAAAACAAACTAA